From the Daucus carota subsp. sativus chromosome 8, DH1 v3.0, whole genome shotgun sequence genome, one window contains:
- the LOC108198699 gene encoding polygalacturonase At1g48100: MDSLGGNLFFFIAVILFINRGNVEGRYHFHKNQAKSPGYAPSDSPLFAPSYPPPVSSEPINSPPPNDSENSTSNCVFDVMSFGAVGDGTADDTAAFVSAWKTACAVESAVIFVPSGYTFMITSTVFYGPCKPGLVFQVDGVLMPPDGPDCWPKKDSIRQWIVFYRLDDLTFTGIGTIEGNGEKWWDLPCKPHKGPNGSTLPGPCDSPALIRFFMSSNLVVSGLRIRNSPMFHMKFDGCEGVLIEKLSISSPKFSPNTDGIHIENTKSVAIYDSVIANGDDCISIGPGCADVKIDGVTCGPSHGISIGSLGVHNSQACVSNITVTNALIKNSDNGVRIKTWQGGAGSVTGISFENIQMNNVRNVVIIDQYYCASKACLNQTSAVYVRDISFKNIKGTYDVRSPPIHFACSDSVACTNITMSEVELFPEDGVLLDDPFCWNAYGVQETLTIPPIDCLLEGEPEAIVERINFECS; this comes from the exons ATGGATTCTCTTGGTGGGAATTTATTCTTTTTCATCGCggttattttgtttataaatcGAGGCAATGTGGAAGGGAGGTATCATTTTCACAAGAATCAGGCTAAGTCCCCTGGTTATGCTCCCAGTGATTCACCTCTTTTTGCTCCTTCATATCCTCCACCAGTTTCTTCAGAACCTATCAATAGCCCTCCTCCTAACGACTCTGAGAATTCCACGTCGAACTGTGTATTCGATGTGATGTCTTTCGGGGCAGTGGGAGATGGTACAGCTGATGATACTGCTGCCTTTGTGTCTGCTTGGAAGACAGCTTGTGCTGTAGAATCAGCTGtcatatttgttccttcaggttACACATTCATGATCACTTCAACCGTTTTTTACGGTCCATGTAAACCAGGCCTTGTATTTCAG GTGGATGGAGTGCTAATGCCACCTGATGGCCCGGATTGCTGGCCGAAAAAGGACAGCATCAGGCAGTGGATTGTATTTTATAGATTGGATGACTTGACTTTCACCGGAATTGGCACCATTGAAGGGAATGGTGAGAAATGGTGGGATCTTCCATGCAAACCGCACAAG GGTCCCAATGGGTCTACTTTGCCTGGACCATGTGACAGCCCTGCG TTAATCAGATTCTTCATGAGCTCAAACTTGGTAGTCAGTGGATTAAGAATACGAAACAGTCCTATGTTCCACATGAAATTTGATGGCTGTGAAGGAGTTCTGATAGAAAAGTTGTCTATCTCTTCGCCAAAGTTTAGTCCAAACACGGATGGGATCCACATCGAGAACACAAAATCTGTGGCCATATATGACTCCGTGATTGCAAATG GTGATGATTGTATCTCAATCGGACCTGGCTGTGCAGATGTTAAGATAGATGGTGTCACTTGTGGCCCTAGTCATGGAATCag TATCGGAAGCCTAGGGGTGCACAACTCTCAAGCATGTGTCTCGAACATCACAGTGACAAACGCATTAATCAAGAATTCAGATAATGGTGTGAGGATCAAGACGTGGCAAGGCGGGGCAGGATCAGTGACAggcatttcattcgagaacattcAAATGAACAATGTCAGAAACGTTGTCATAATCGACCAATACTACTGCGCATCAAAGGCCTGCCTTAACCAGACTTCCGCGGTTTATGTCAGAGACATATCATTCAAGAACATAAAAGGCACGTACGATGTCCGAAGCCCTCCCATTCACTTCGCGTGCAGTGACTCTGTTGCCTGCACGAATATAACGATGTCAGAAGTCGAGCTCTTCCCAGAAGATGGAGTATTGTTGGATGATCCGTTTTGTTGGAATGCTTACGGGGTTCAAGAAACGTTAACAATTCCTCCGATTGATTGTTTATTAGAAGGTGAACCGGAGGCCATAGTGGAGCGCATCAACTTTGAATGTAGTTAA
- the LOC108197663 gene encoding uncharacterized protein LOC108197663 has product MPSLQTALPPELANNALRLYRECLRRAKYVGSQQHNTPLVVEMVRNQFKRDMHETDPEKIQQMKDNAARGLINHMLFETEKMSGRKFTQSV; this is encoded by the exons ATGCCTTCTCTTCAAACAGCTCTGCCTCCTGAACTTGCCAACAATGCTCTGAGA CTTTATCGGGAATGCCTCAGACGAGCTAAGTATGTTGGTTCTCAA CAACATAATACACCTCTTGTTGTGGAAATGGTACGAAATCAGTTCAAAAGAGATATGCATGAAACCGATCCAGAAAAGATTCAGCAAATGAAAGATAA TGCTGCAAGGGGACTTATCAATCACATGCTATTTGAGACAGAGAAGATGTCCGGTCGTAAGTTTACCCAGTCTGTTTAA
- the LOC108198794 gene encoding probable inactive DNA (cytosine-5)-methyltransferase DRM3 yields MPPHNMSPCRTQDRDAPSGSNASKASLLQMNFPLKEVEFAIDKLGESAPIDELVDFILASQLAGETEEVVSANHSDEEKKEKSMDKRQQLLEMGFTEQEVSAAIEINGPDKSLAELTDSIVSGQATSSNKNFSRSSGQLWSNPVHKPGFIGDPEATSSSMNPHLTAEKRKRVKEEYINEPACLKKPKEVYEDNTSSTYAKRMEASQTFSKVASSAPALQRKLPYKAQKPRPPLPKPKSCRTVDLMVAKPPYFFYAHVVNLSDDSWNRASQFLYAIEPEFADTQFYSALSRKEGYVHNLPTDNRFEIVPKSPMSIQEGIPETRKWWPLWDTRKHITFVNAETTGISQQCNTIEQMLIDSRGSLTVELQQDLLYQIQKSGLVWGGPNKLKPMEPEHIERILGYPVNHTLAGGISLADRLQSLKYCFQTDTLGYHISGLKSRFPQGLTVLSIYSGIGGSEISLHRLGIHMRAVVSIEHCERNRRILKRWWNSSGQRGELVQIDNIRKLSSDKIEMLMKNFGGFDFIICQNPCNLSTKSPGDSESPNLSRDAGSLEGFDFTYFCEFVRVLQRVMDISRK; encoded by the exons ATGCCGCCACATAACATGTCACCTTGTCGGACGCAG GACCGTGATGCTCCCAGTGGATCTAATGCCAGTAAGGCATCTTTACTACAGATGAACTTTCCTTTGAAGGAAGTTGAATTTGCAATAGATAAACTTG GTGAAAGTGCTCCAATAGACGAGCTAGTAGATTTCATACTTGCATCCCAGTTAGCTGGAGAAACTGAGGAGGTTGTTTCTGCAAATCACAGTGATGAAGAGAAGAAAGAG AAAAGCATGGACAAGAGACAGCAGTTGCTTGAAATGGGGTTCACTGAGCAAGAAGTTTCTGCTGCTATCGAGATTAACG GTCCAGACAAATCTTTGGCAGAGCTCACAGATTCAATAGTCTCAGGTCAAGCTACTAGCAGCAATAAG AATTTCTCGAGATCTTCTGGCCAATTATGGTCAAATCCAGTTCACAAGCCTGGATTCATTGGAGATCCAGAAGCTACGTCCTCATCTATGAACCCCCATTTAACAGCGGAGAAAAGGAAAAGAGTTAAAGAAGAGTATATTAATGAGCCTGCCTGCCTGAAAAAGCCAAAAGAAGTATATGAAGATAACACAAGTTCTACCTATGCTAAAAGGATGGAAGCAAGCCAAACATTCTCGAAGGTAGCCAGCTCAGCGCCTGCTTTACAGAGAAAGCTTCCCTATAAAGCTCAGAAGCCAAGGCCACCACTACCAAAGCCTAAATCGTGCAGAACTGTTGATTTAATGGTAGCTAAGCCACCATACTTCTTTTATGCACATGTTGTGAACTTATCTGATGACTCATGGAATAGAGCATCTCAGTTCCTGTATGCCATTGAGCCAGAATTTGCAGATACTCAGTTTTATTCAGCCTTAAGTAGAAAGGAAGGATATGTACACAATCTTCCCACTGATAATAGGTTTGAAATCGTACCAAAGTCACCGATGAGCATTCAAGAAGGAATACCTGAAACAAGGAAATGGTGGCCCCTCTGGGATACAAGGAAGCACATAACCTTCGTCAATGCTGAAACCACTGGTATTTCTCAACAATGTAATACAATTGAACAGATGTTAATAGATTCTAGAGGATCGCTCACAGTAGAGTTACAACAAGATCTCCTTTATCAAATTCAGAAGTCTGGTCTTGTGTGGGGAGGTCCCAACAAGCTGAAGCCAATGGAACCAGAACATATTGAGCGCATATTAGGGTATCCGGTGAATCACACACTAGCTGGTGGGATCAGCCTGGCTGATAGGCTACAGTCTCTCAAATACTGTTTCCAGACTGATACACTGGGCTATCATATCTCTGGACTCAAGTCTCGGTTTCCACAAGGATTGACAGTACTATCAATTTATAGTGGAATCGGAGGGTCAGAAATTAGTTTACACAGGCTTGGCATTCATATGAGAGCTGTTGTCTCTATAGAGCACTGTGAGAGAAACCGTAGGATTCTGAAGCGGTGGTGGAATAGTTCTGGACAAAGAGGTGAGTTGGTGCAGATTGATAACATTCGGAAGTTATCAAGTGACAAAATTGAAATGCTAATGAAGAACTTTGGTGGTTTTGACTTCATCATATGTCAAAACCCATGCAACTTATCTACAAAATCTCCCGGCGATTCAGAGTCCCCCAACTTGAGTCGAGATGCTGGAAGTCTTGAAGGTTTCGACTTCACATATTTCTGTGAGTTTGTGCGAGTATTGCAGCGTGTCATGGATATCAGTAGAAAGTGA
- the LOC108199690 gene encoding YTH domain-containing protein ECT4 isoform X2, with protein MYNNGAPEFAAVQQGVYYPTTTNYGYICTGMESPNNWDDHQRIFGLDGQEIQYAGAQAENFPYLCYTPSYEYTESPYNPYNPYIPGALIGIDGSYIGSQQYYTVPSYENTVTTPGYYPMVVQSGPDIYPNSTLEPFTEGAVSIANSTDGTGLKHHLSPASAAFTINSSRIASNLTNSFTRGSGVSKINAGPSKQPVTHVSVPSNGYSKAAVSNVFQGRGSQNFDNLSHGKVWSNRNQVKVSQPGNGLSSFGSSAQAKTVTDKVQTKFNGGNGSPDASSEQNRGPRTSNSTKILAVKAYTSKTGEGDPQGSIIIHTDQYNKEDFSVDYVNAKFYTIKSYSEDDVHKSIKYNLWSSTLNGNRKLNNAYEDAKRIGGEETKGCPVFLFFSVNASGQYCGVAEMTGPVDFNKDMDFWQQDKWHGSFPVKWHIIKDVPNPNFRHIILENNENKPVTNSRDTQEIRYKKGMEMLKIFKHYTSKTSLLDDFMYYENRQKLLQQEKARLLIKNYANPFILSREEPPRNLIGFLNPPINEVAKIEKAKENLEKFAVLTDLVSADKEVNKGTEIANNKPVATEDKVEKESGLLKIGSLSINPTKAGVKPVDVTANSPPIVPAAETANASKPVDIVTVGSMPIKVNGFAKSVKSLTVGTISLDPGVLKADKVRPSAKSGSKKG; from the exons ATGTATAACAACGGAGCCCCGGAGTTTGCTGCTGTTCAGCAGGGCGTGTACTATCCTACTACCACCAATTACGGCTATATCTGTACAG GAATGGAATCACCTAACAATTGGGATGACCACCAAAGAATTTTTGGATTGGATGGTCAAGAAATTCAGTATGCG GGTGCGCAAGCTGAAAATTTTCCTTATTTATGTTATACACCTAGCTATGAATATACAGAATCTCCCTATAACCCGTATAACCCTTACATTCCTGGTGCCTTGATTGGCATTGATGGGTCATATATAGGGTCACAACAGTACTATACAGTCCCCTCATATGAAAATACTGTAACAACACCTGGTTATTACCCCATGGTTGTCCAATCAGGACCAGATATCTACCCAAATAGTACTCTTGAGCCATTCACCGAAGGAGCAGTATCGATTGCTAATAGTACTGATGGCACTGGTCTCAAGCATCACCTATCTCCAGCATCTGCTGCCTTTACAATAAATTCTTCGAGGATTGCTTCTAACCTGACAAACTCGTTCACAAGGGGATCTGGGGTATCGAAGATTAATGCTGGACCAAGCAAACAGCCAGTTACTCATGTTAGTGTGCCATCAAATGGTTATTCCAAAGCAGCTGTGTCAAATGTTTTCCAG GGTAGAGGCAGTCAAAATTTTGATAACCTTTCTCATGGCAAGGTTTGGTCTAATCGTAATCAAGTAAAAGTATCGCAGCCTGGTAATGGCTTGTCTAGTTTTGGCTCCAGTGCCCAGGCAAAAACTGTGACAGATAAGGTTCAAACGAAATTTAACGGTGGCAATGGAAGTCCTGATGCATCTTCTGAACAGAACAGAGGCCCTAGAACTAGCAACTCAACTAAAATATTGGCTGTAAAAGCCTATACAAGCAAGACTGGAGAAGGTGATCCTCAAGGAAGTATAATAATTCATACAGATCAGTATAACAAGGAAGATTTTTCGGTTGACTATGTAAATGCAAAGTTCTATACAATCAAATCATACAGTGAGGATGATGTGCACAAGAGTATCAAGTACAATTTGTGGTCATCGACGCTTAATGGAAACAGGAAGCTGAATAATGCTTATGAAGATGCTAAGAGAATAGGTGGAGAGGAAACCAAAGGCTGTCCTGTTTTTCTCTTCTTCTCG GTAAATGCAAGCGGTCAATATTGTGGAGTTGCTGAGATGACGGGTCCAGTAGATTTTAATAAAGATATGGATTTCTGGCAGCAAGATAAATGGCATGGGAGCTTTCCTGTCAAGTGGCACATTATAAAAGATGTTCCAAACCCAAACTTTCGGCACATCATTTTAGAGAACAATGAGAACAAGCCTGTGACCAACAGCAGGGACACTCAAGAG ATAAGGTACAAGAAAGGTATGGAGATGCTTAAAATATTCAAGCACTATACATCGAAGACATCATTATTGGATGACTTCATGTACTACGAGAATAGACAGAAGCTTCTGCAACAGGAAAAAGCGAGGCTATTGATTAAAAACTATGCGAATCCATTTATTTTGTCTCGTGAAGAACCACCTCGCAACCTGATTGGCTTTCTGAACCCGCCTATAAATGAAGTTGCGAAAATTGAGAAGGCCAAGGAGAATTTAGAAAAGTTCGCTGTTTTAACTGACCTTGTTTCGGCTGACAAAGAAGTTAATAAAGGCACTGAAATAGCAAATAATAAACCTGTAGCTACAGAAGATAAGGTAGAGAAGGAGAGTGGTCTTCTGAAAATTGGTTCTCTCAGCATTAATCCGACAAAGGCTGGCGTGAAACCTGTGGATGTTACTGCAAATTCGCCACCCATTGTCCCTGCTGCCGAAACTGCTAATGCTTCCAAGCCAGTTGACATTGTCACTGTAGGTTCAATGCCTATCAAGGTTAATGGATTTGCAAAGTCAGTTAAATCTTTAACTGTTGGAACAATTTCCCTCGATCCTGGAGTGCTCAAGGCAGACAAAGTTCGTCCCTCTGCAAAGAGTGGTTCAAAGAAAGGTTGa
- the LOC108199690 gene encoding YTH domain-containing protein ECT4 isoform X1: MEVYNISEPGHADAYLIQGTELNSHLTSPLVDQSETMYNNGAPEFAAVQQGVYYPTTTNYGYICTGMESPNNWDDHQRIFGLDGQEIQYAGAQAENFPYLCYTPSYEYTESPYNPYNPYIPGALIGIDGSYIGSQQYYTVPSYENTVTTPGYYPMVVQSGPDIYPNSTLEPFTEGAVSIANSTDGTGLKHHLSPASAAFTINSSRIASNLTNSFTRGSGVSKINAGPSKQPVTHVSVPSNGYSKAAVSNVFQGRGSQNFDNLSHGKVWSNRNQVKVSQPGNGLSSFGSSAQAKTVTDKVQTKFNGGNGSPDASSEQNRGPRTSNSTKILAVKAYTSKTGEGDPQGSIIIHTDQYNKEDFSVDYVNAKFYTIKSYSEDDVHKSIKYNLWSSTLNGNRKLNNAYEDAKRIGGEETKGCPVFLFFSVNASGQYCGVAEMTGPVDFNKDMDFWQQDKWHGSFPVKWHIIKDVPNPNFRHIILENNENKPVTNSRDTQEIRYKKGMEMLKIFKHYTSKTSLLDDFMYYENRQKLLQQEKARLLIKNYANPFILSREEPPRNLIGFLNPPINEVAKIEKAKENLEKFAVLTDLVSADKEVNKGTEIANNKPVATEDKVEKESGLLKIGSLSINPTKAGVKPVDVTANSPPIVPAAETANASKPVDIVTVGSMPIKVNGFAKSVKSLTVGTISLDPGVLKADKVRPSAKSGSKKG, translated from the exons ATGGAAGTTTATAATATTTCTGAACCCGGACATGCAGATGCCTATCTG ATTCAAGGTACCGAGTTGAATTCTCATCTAACTAGTCCATTAGTAGACCAATCTGAAACAATGTATAACAACGGAGCCCCGGAGTTTGCTGCTGTTCAGCAGGGCGTGTACTATCCTACTACCACCAATTACGGCTATATCTGTACAG GAATGGAATCACCTAACAATTGGGATGACCACCAAAGAATTTTTGGATTGGATGGTCAAGAAATTCAGTATGCG GGTGCGCAAGCTGAAAATTTTCCTTATTTATGTTATACACCTAGCTATGAATATACAGAATCTCCCTATAACCCGTATAACCCTTACATTCCTGGTGCCTTGATTGGCATTGATGGGTCATATATAGGGTCACAACAGTACTATACAGTCCCCTCATATGAAAATACTGTAACAACACCTGGTTATTACCCCATGGTTGTCCAATCAGGACCAGATATCTACCCAAATAGTACTCTTGAGCCATTCACCGAAGGAGCAGTATCGATTGCTAATAGTACTGATGGCACTGGTCTCAAGCATCACCTATCTCCAGCATCTGCTGCCTTTACAATAAATTCTTCGAGGATTGCTTCTAACCTGACAAACTCGTTCACAAGGGGATCTGGGGTATCGAAGATTAATGCTGGACCAAGCAAACAGCCAGTTACTCATGTTAGTGTGCCATCAAATGGTTATTCCAAAGCAGCTGTGTCAAATGTTTTCCAG GGTAGAGGCAGTCAAAATTTTGATAACCTTTCTCATGGCAAGGTTTGGTCTAATCGTAATCAAGTAAAAGTATCGCAGCCTGGTAATGGCTTGTCTAGTTTTGGCTCCAGTGCCCAGGCAAAAACTGTGACAGATAAGGTTCAAACGAAATTTAACGGTGGCAATGGAAGTCCTGATGCATCTTCTGAACAGAACAGAGGCCCTAGAACTAGCAACTCAACTAAAATATTGGCTGTAAAAGCCTATACAAGCAAGACTGGAGAAGGTGATCCTCAAGGAAGTATAATAATTCATACAGATCAGTATAACAAGGAAGATTTTTCGGTTGACTATGTAAATGCAAAGTTCTATACAATCAAATCATACAGTGAGGATGATGTGCACAAGAGTATCAAGTACAATTTGTGGTCATCGACGCTTAATGGAAACAGGAAGCTGAATAATGCTTATGAAGATGCTAAGAGAATAGGTGGAGAGGAAACCAAAGGCTGTCCTGTTTTTCTCTTCTTCTCG GTAAATGCAAGCGGTCAATATTGTGGAGTTGCTGAGATGACGGGTCCAGTAGATTTTAATAAAGATATGGATTTCTGGCAGCAAGATAAATGGCATGGGAGCTTTCCTGTCAAGTGGCACATTATAAAAGATGTTCCAAACCCAAACTTTCGGCACATCATTTTAGAGAACAATGAGAACAAGCCTGTGACCAACAGCAGGGACACTCAAGAG ATAAGGTACAAGAAAGGTATGGAGATGCTTAAAATATTCAAGCACTATACATCGAAGACATCATTATTGGATGACTTCATGTACTACGAGAATAGACAGAAGCTTCTGCAACAGGAAAAAGCGAGGCTATTGATTAAAAACTATGCGAATCCATTTATTTTGTCTCGTGAAGAACCACCTCGCAACCTGATTGGCTTTCTGAACCCGCCTATAAATGAAGTTGCGAAAATTGAGAAGGCCAAGGAGAATTTAGAAAAGTTCGCTGTTTTAACTGACCTTGTTTCGGCTGACAAAGAAGTTAATAAAGGCACTGAAATAGCAAATAATAAACCTGTAGCTACAGAAGATAAGGTAGAGAAGGAGAGTGGTCTTCTGAAAATTGGTTCTCTCAGCATTAATCCGACAAAGGCTGGCGTGAAACCTGTGGATGTTACTGCAAATTCGCCACCCATTGTCCCTGCTGCCGAAACTGCTAATGCTTCCAAGCCAGTTGACATTGTCACTGTAGGTTCAATGCCTATCAAGGTTAATGGATTTGCAAAGTCAGTTAAATCTTTAACTGTTGGAACAATTTCCCTCGATCCTGGAGTGCTCAAGGCAGACAAAGTTCGTCCCTCTGCAAAGAGTGGTTCAAAGAAAGGTTGa
- the LOC108197108 gene encoding uncharacterized protein LOC108197108 → MSALFNFHSFLTVVLLVICTCTFLKMQFPTFLEQKTGFRGFFWKAARIGERLSPWVAVGCFTMGVSIIFF, encoded by the exons ATG TCTGCTCTGTTTAATTTTCATTCGTTTCTGACGGTGGTGTTGTTGGTGATCTGTACCTGTACTTTCTTGAAGATGCAATTCCCTACTTTTCTTGAACAGAAAACCGG GTTTCGAGGTTTCTTCTGGAAGGCTGCTAGAATAG GAGAGCGACTGAGCCCCTGGGTAGCAGTTGGATGCTTCACAATGGGTGTATCAATCATATTTTTCTGA